In Camelina sativa cultivar DH55 chromosome 16, Cs, whole genome shotgun sequence, a single window of DNA contains:
- the LOC104750710 gene encoding uncharacterized protein LOC104750710, with protein sequence MDGGDSNGDPMTLGSFFRSQLYEMVDDPSTDSIVSWSESGKSFVVWDDSGFLKAESLEHWGFRKVEESDQKWEYACDYFVRGQPGLKPPPHICGGPVLTPGYRRKIEIVFARRKGLDINNGLIPLSSLSCMKGMYGAANKQRSGRKQRRPSLFKRKMYDMVDDPSTDSIVSWSESGKSFIIWKETEFLRDVLPQHVFFLRYEMTSFARWLYVMGYRKVEESSQQWEFAGDYLVRGEPGEPDLPTPPCTPGGFMITPETARIMETNFAFQNKYLEHQPCNNE encoded by the exons ATGGATGGTGGCGACAGTAATGGAGATCCCATGACTCTGGGATCTTTTTTCAGAAGTCAATTGTATGAGATGGTGGATGATCCTTCAACTGATTCAATAGTTTCTTGGAGCGAGAGCGGCAAGAGTTTCGTCGTTTGGGATGACTCAGGGTTCCTCAAAGCTGAGAGCCTTGAACACTGGGGCTTTAGGAAAGTTGAAGAGTCTGACCAGAAATGGGAATATGCATGCGATTATTTCGTGAGAGGTCAGCCTGGGCTTAAACCGCCTCCTCATATTTGTGGTGGCCCTGTTTTAACGCCTGGATATCGCAGAAAGATTGAGATCGTCTTCGCTCGCCGCAag GGTTTGGATATTAACAATGGCCTGATTCCTTTAAGCAGTTTATCATGCATGAAAGGAATGTATGGGGCTGCGAATAAGCAACGCAGTGGAAGAAAGCAACGACGGCCTTCtcttttcaaaagaaaaatgtatgatATGGTGGATGATCCTTCAACTGATTCAATTGTCTCGTGGAGTGAGAGCGGCAAGAGTTTCATCATTTGGAAAGAAACTGAGTTCCTGAGAGATGTTCTTCCGCAACATGTGTTCTTCTTGCGATACGAGATGACATCCTTTGCCCGCTGGCTCTATGTCATGGGCTATAGGAAAGTTGAAGAATCATCTCAGCAATGGGAGTTTGCTGGCGATTATCTTGTCAGAGGCGAACCTGGCGAGCCTGATTTGCCCACACCTCCATGCACTCCTGGGGGGTTTATGATTACCCCAGAAACTGCCAGAATCATGGAGACGAACTTTGCTTTCCAGAACAAGTATCTGGAACACCAACCTTGTAATAATgaataa
- the LOC109129649 gene encoding protein IDA-like — protein MAPCCTMMILRCLVLFLMASSSLTAAARIGATTEIKIKNRKSLGIKYSHIFGYLRKGVPIPPSARSKRLI, from the coding sequence ATGGCTCCGTGTTGTACGATGATGATTCTGCGCtgtcttgttctgtttctgatgGCAAGTAGTTCTTTGACAGCCGCCGCAAGAATCGGAGCCACGACAGAGATAAAGATCAAGAATAGAAAGAGCTTAGGGATTAAATACAGCCATATCTTTGGTTACTTACGTAAAGGCGTTCCCATTCCTCCTTCTGCTCGTTCTAAGAGACTGATCTAG